The window GAGTCACCTCAACTTCAGCTGCCGAATGATCGCACCCACATCACAGACCTGCACCGCATCAGGGCAAGGCCTGAAATCAGCATGTCCAACAACAGAACAACCCCGAGGTTCTGCCTCGGGGCTGTGTGCATCATACCAGGGTTGACCCTGCAACCATCAGGTCGCAACCGGCACATCCTTCAACTTTGGAAGCAGGTACTCGACCGTGCCAGCCATCGTGTTCAAATTTGGGTAATCTTCTTCAGGTATCTGGATGCGGTACATCTTTCGGAGTTCCATGACAATGTCCAGGAAATCCATACTGTCCAATTCCATCTGCTCACGGAATGGCTTGGCATCATCCAGATCGGTCAGATCTTCGTCTGGAGCAATCCGCTCGAGGATTTCCAAAATGACCTGCCGAATCTGCTCCGAATTCATCAACCCATCCTTTTCACTGCAAAAGTTTGAGAGGGAAATGAGCCCTCAGGACTCATACTTCTGGACGATCAAGACTGAGTTGATCCCCAACATCCCAAACGAATTGTTCAAAATACATCTGACGTTACCCAAGTCCCGATTCTGATTCATCACGAGGTTGGGGAGCGCACATCGCTCATCAAGATTATCAAGGTTGATTGTAGCGTGGGCGATACCATCGTCAAATGACGGCATATTTCCCAGTAATTCCAAAGCTCCCGCCGCCCCCATCGCGTGACCAATGAAACTCTTGGTGTTGTTGATGACCGTCCCGCGGCATTCACCGAAAACGGAACGCAGCGCACTGGCCTCTTCAATATCCCCCTGCTCCGTTGCCGTCGCGTGGCTGCTGACAATATCAATATCCTCAGGCTTCAGCTTTGCGCGCCCCAGAGCCAGGCGAATACATTCGGCCTGCCGCCCGGAGTCCGGCAAGACGAAGTCCCGCGCGTCGGAGTTCATTGCGTAGCCAACAATCTCTCCATAAATTTTCGCGCCGCGGGCCAAAGCGTCAGGTAACCGCTCGAGCGTACAGATGCCGCCCCCTTCCGCCACAACGATCCCATTCCGATCTATATCAAACGGCCGGCAGGCCCTGGTCGGATCGGTATGAGTCGCAAGCGCCCCCTGAGCTGCGAAGCTGGCAAAAATGCCGAACGTATGGATGCTCTCGGAAACGCCACCCGCAATTGCGAGGTCCACTTCCCCCAACCTCAACATCTGGGCCGCCTGAATAAATCCCGCATTCCCAGCGGCACAGGCAGCACCAATGGTCAAATGAGGCCCGGTCACCTTCAGATTCAAAGTCACTTCGCCCGCAGGATTATTTGCAACCGTCCTCGGGTTGTGGTGGTGCGACCAAACCTTTGTATCGTATCCGAACTTCGAGATCTCGAAGATCTCATTCTCTGTTTCTACATTTCCATGCTCAGTGATTCCGAGATAGATGCCGGTCCGATCCTTCCGAACTGCAGACCAGTCCATGCCGCTATCGGCAATGGCTTCATTCGCACAATAAATCGCAATTGATCCGGCCCTTGTGCCCCGCCGGACATCACGCTTCTTCTGGTACCTCAGTTCATCAAAATTGCAAACGCCAGCCAGAACCGCGCCTACATACCTCGTTTCATAGTCCACCACCCCGGACCGTCCAGCCAGAAGGCTCTCCCGGAACTCGCGGAGACTATTACCATTGGGCGCCGTCAGGCCAATCCCAGTGATGACGATCCGATCGTGAAGCGACAAAACGAGCCCTCAGCAAAAACAGGTTGCAACCGGCAAAACCGGCATCGATATTGGCAGTGGAAGCCCGGAAGGTTATCTGCGATCTGCGCCACTGACAAGCAGAAGGGAAAAGTGCAGACAGGATTTCCGCTTCAAAACAAATTAAACCAAGGCGCAACAAAAAAAGGACAGGCCCGAGGGCCTGTCCTTTAATGTATAGATCCCGGCAATAACCTACTTTCACACCTTTCGGCACTATCATCGGTCTCAAGAGCTTAACGGTCGTGTTCGGAATGGGAACGTGTGTTTCCTCAAGAGTAAGTCACCGGGAAAACGCAGGTGCGCCAGCAAAGCCGCACTCACCTGCGAGAAGAAGTTTAATCACTGGATCTGATCGTAAATCAAAGTGGCTAGATATTCTCCCGTTAGTACTGGTCAGCTAAAACGCTTGCACGCCTTACACAGCCAGCCTATCAACCTGGTAGTCTTCCAGGGGGATTCAGAACCGAAGTTCAACGAAACCTTATCTTGGGGATGGCTTCACGCTTATATGCTTTCAGCGTTTATCACAACCGTACATAGCTACCCTGCGCTGCCACTGGCGTGACAACAGGAACACCAGAGGTACGTCCCTCCAAATCCTCTCGTACTAAGGAGAATACCCCTCAAGTTTCGTACGCCCACAGCAGATAGGGACCAACCTGTCTCACGACGGTTTAAACCCAGCTCACGTACCACTTTAATCGGCGAACAGCCGAACCCTTGGGAGCTTCTTCACCCCCAGGATGTGATGAGCCGACATCGAGGTGCCAAACCCCGCCGCCGCTATGGACGCTCGGGCGGGATCAGCCTGTTATCCCCAGAGTACCTTTTATCTGTTGAGCGACGGCCCTTCCATTCGGAACCGCCGGATCACTAAGTCCAACTTTCGTTTCTGCTCGAGCTATTTCTCTCGCAGTCAAGCACCCTTCTACCTTTACGCTCTTCGCCTGATTGCCAACCAGGCTGAGGGTACCTTTGAGCTCCTCCGTTACACTTTAGGAGGAGACCGCCCCAGTCAAACTGCCCAACTGACAGTGTCCGCAGCCCGGATTCACGGGACCGCGTTAGACACCTAACAGGTTCAGGGTGGTATTTCAAGGATGGCTCCATCGATACTGGCGTACCGACTTCTAAGCCTCCCACCTATCCTACACAAAACATGCCAAGTGACAGTATCAGCCTACAGTAAAGGTTCATGGGGTCTTTCCGTCTTGCTGCGGGTACGTGGTATCTTCACCACGACTGCAATTTCACCGGGTCGCTGGTTGAGACAGTGTGCCAGTCGTTACGCCATTCATGCAGGTCGGAACTTACCCGACAAGGAATTTCGCTACCTTAGGACCGTCATAGTTACGGCCGCCGTTTACCGGAGCTTCAATTGCTGGCTTCGCCCGAAGGCTAACCCTCTTTATTAACTTACCGGTACCGGGCAGGCGTCAGACTCTATACATCCTCTTACGAGTTCGCAGAGTCCTGTGTTTTTAGTAAACAGTCGCTAGCACCGCTTTGCTGTGACCACCTTGCGGTGGCACCCCTTATCCCGAAGTTACGGGGCAAATTTGCAGAGTTCCTTAACCAGCGTTTTCCCGAGCGCCTGAGGCTACGCCCTCACCTACCTGTGTCAGTTTTAGTACGGTCGCTGTTGTATGGGCTTTTCTTGGTTGTGTTGCAGGAAGCTTCGTCAACAAACGGACTCGGCCTTGCGGCACGGGCACGACCAGCGGCCCGACTTCGATTCACACAACGTCCTCCATACGCGGCGCGGGAATATTAACCCGCTTCCCATCGTCTACGCCTTTCGGCCTCGACTAAGGGGCCGGCTAACCTGGGCGGATTTACCTTCCCAGGAAACCTTAGGTTTACGGCGAGCAGGATTCTCACCTGCTTTATCGTTACTCATTCCGGCATAATCACTCCTGACCGCTCCACCGCTCCTTACGGTACAGCTTCAACGCAATCAGGACGCTCTCCTACCGCTCTTACGAGCCCGCTGCTTCGGCACTTTGCTTACTCCCGTTCATTATTGGTGCCAGATTACTCGACCGGTAAGCTATTACGCACTTTTAAATGGTGGCTGCTTCTAAGCCAACATCCCGGCTGTCACAGTAATCAGACATCCTTTGTGACTCAGCAAAGTTTAGGGGCCTTAGCAGGCGATCTGGGTTGTTTCCCTCTTGACCACGCAGCTTCTCCCACGTGGACTGACTCCTGAGATAAATATCATGGTATTCGGAGTTTGGTTACGCAGGGTACCCCGGGAAGGGCCCCAAACGAGATCAGTAGCTCTACCCCCATGACATAGTGGCTCAAGGCTAGCCCTAAAGCTATTTCGGAGAGAACGAGCTATCTCCCGGTTTGATTAGACTTTTACTCCTCCCCACAGGTCATCCCCAAATTTTTCAATATTTGTGGGTTCGGTCCTCCACGCAGTCTTACCCGCGCTCAACCTGCCCATGGGTAGATCACCGGGTTTCGCGTCTACCGCCACTGACAATTCGCCCTATTCAGACTCGCTTTCGCTGAGGCTTCAGCCCTGAAGGCTTTAACCGGGCCATTGACGGTAACTCGCCGGATCATTATGCAAAAGGCACGCCGTCACACAATTAATGTGCTCCGACTGCTTGTAAGCGTGTGGTTTCAGGTCCTTTTAACTCCCTAACAGGGGTGCTTTTCATCTTTCGCTCGCGCTACTTTTTCACTATCGGTCGCCAGTGAGTACTTAGCCTTAGGAGATGGGCCTCCTGGATTCAAGCCGGGTTTCACGTGACCGGCCCTACTCGGGGAACCTCACGGAGTCTGATCAACTGTCGAATACGGGACTATCACCCTCTGTGGTTCCGGATTCCATCGGATTCCTCTAGCCGTCAGATTTGTAACTCCATATGTGAGCCCCACAACCCCGCCGGCAAGCCGACGGTTTGGGCTGATTCCTTTTCGCTCGCCGCTACTAGGGAAGTCGCTTTTGCTTTCTCTTCCTGTGGGTACTTAGATGTTTCAGTTCCCCACGTTCGCCCCGTATGCCTATGTATTCAGCATACGGTAATTCAGGGATCCTGGGATCAACGCTTGTTTGACAGCTTCCCCAGGCTTTTCGCAGCCTTCCACGCCCTTCATCGCCTTCTGGCGCCAAGACATCCCCCACACGCCCTTATGTATCTAGCCACAGTGATTTACAACCACGATCCAAAGACCGCAACTGAGCACTGCGTTAGACCACTGAGCACTGCCCTCTTTTTGTGCACAAGGCACTTCAAGAAAGACACTGCTCGGAAAAACGATTACAGATGCCAATTAAACTTCTTCTGATTGTCAAAGATCTGCACAACCTTTCAGCTGTGTTGCTCACGATTCAGGCAGTTCCTTTTTCGCGAGCGGGGGAGTGTATCGAGGATCAGAGATCCTGTCAACACTCTGAATCTTCTTTTTTTGAAGTTTCAGATTCCCCTTTTCTACTGGAGACGATCGGGATCGAACCGACAACCTCTGCCTTGCAAGGGCAGCGCTCTCCCAATTGAGCTACGTCCCCGAGATGCACTGATTACAACATTTCACAATATTGTAGATTCAGTGGGCGTACGTGGACTCGAACCACGGACCTCAGCTTTATCAGAGCTGCGCTCTAACCATCTGAGCTATACGCCCGACATTCGGGTTGAATTCGGGTCGGGCATTCTGCCAATGGCAACCCGGAATGTCCAGCCCGTTGACCTGGTGACAATGAAATTTCCAATCTTGGAATCCAGGACCTTCCTTTGCTGGGTTGATCCGGGTTTCATCGTCATTTGGGTCCTACGTTAATCGGTGCTGACGGGCACTTGATTGAGTCTGTTTTTGAAATTGTTTCGCAGAGACTGTTTCTCCCTGACACGGGAAGATCGTCATCGGTTCTGCATCGGACTCCTGCCAATGTGTTCAATTACAATTCTTCATACGCTAACTGGAATAATTCTTCGCAGTCTTTGAGTCGGCCGGTATCAAGTCCCCGTTTGAACCACCGAGCTCGCTGTTTTGAAGTGCCATGGGTGAAGCGCTCGGGCTTCACGTAGCCAGTCGCCTGACGCTGTAACGTGTCGTCTCCTATTTGATTCGCCGCCTGAATAGCCTCTTCAATGTCACCTGGTTCAAGAATTTCGAAATGGCGGTTGGCGTGATTTGCCCAGACTCCGGCAAGGTAATCCGCCTGGAGTTCGAGTCGAACAGACATCTGATTGGCGAAGATTTCATCGCCACTTTGACGCGCCTGTTGAACTGGAACATTGAACTGAAGGAGATTCTGCACATGGTGCGCGACCTCGTGGGCAATGACATAGGCCTGTGCAAAATCTCCCTCGGCATTGTGGCGGACAGCCAGATCGTTAAAGAACTGCGGATCGATGTAAACCTGTTTGTCGGCGGGGCAATAGAACGGCCCCATAGCCGCACTTGCATTCCCGCAACCGGAGCTAACGGTTTCTGAAAACATGATCAATTTGGGAGGCGTGTAGGAAATGTCGACCTGGCGTCGAAAGAGATCTGTCCAGACCGTCTCCGTATCTCGCAGGACAACTCGCACAAATTCTGCGTATTCATCATCGATTCCCTCACTGGCTACCTGCTGTTGCTGGGCTCGATTTCCCAGTTCATTTGCCACTCTTCCGGCAATATTCTGAGCCTGCTGCCCCCCTCCCAGCAGTTTGACCACAATGACGACAATGACCATCAGCAGTCCACCGCCACCGCCCAACGCCATCTGCGGTGACATCCCCCGCCGGTCTTCGACGTTTTCACTCTGTTCTCGACCCTTCCAGCGCATCTTACAGGTTCCTCGATACAAAAGATCAGAATCTCGACTCATCCGCGTTGTGGCCCTCGGGCAAATCTTAGCGACGCAGGCCATGTACTAAAGCCCATTTGTCGGGCGGATTGTTTCGCGGTGTCAACATGAACGGGGCTCAACCTATGATTTGCAGCATTCAACGCCCAACCAACAGCCAGAGTGAACCTTAACTTGTTCCTGTTCATGAACTTACGCCGGATCTGCTGCGAAAGTCCGGTATTGACCTGTCTGGAAACGGCACCGTACTATCCCGACTGGCGTGCACCAAAACGCTGAAGACACGGTCGTTCAAGCGCCTGCGGCTGTGTGTTTTCAGGGAGACGGTCTGCGCCAAAGACAACGCAGGGAAGGTTGTCTCGCACGATTTCAGAACCTGCATCCCCTCTGTTTCTCCCGCCTCCACTGCCTTTGCAGTACTGATTGATTCCACTGCATGACGCGCTGGTCTCGTCTAATCAGCATGTTCCTGATCGCTGCCGCGAATTGCATCGCCTCAGTTGAGCAGGTCCCTGCTGCGCAGCAGGCCCCGGTTGAAACCACGGATTCCGCGAGACAACCCGTCATTTCCGACGATATACAGCAGCCAATACGTATTCGCGCAGAAGTTGAGGAAATCATTCCGTTGGGCAGCGGATCTCTTCGCCTGCTGCTGGGTGACGTCAAGTTGTCTCAGGGTTCTGTACGCATCGCGGCCCGGAAAATGGCGGTCCTGGATGATCCTCTGACCGGAACTCACGACGTTCATGTCTATGCGGAAGAAGCATCGCTCTGGCACCAGGATTTGGCTCGGCAGAAATCCAAGAGTACCGTGCGTCTTCAATCGACGACAGCCCCGGAAGTTCTGGCCCGAAGTTCCCGGACAACCGAACGTTCGAACGACCCGCTGTTTGAACGGGCAGCCGAACATCTCTTTTCCGAACAGTTCAGGCCGACGAACCAGGTAGCATTGCAGGTGACGCCGGATCTGTATCTTCCTGACCAGTCGAGGCTGAGGAGCTCGTCAGGTCAATCCGGTCGACGAGTCCAGATTCGTCCGCGAAGCAGCCAGCCACTACAGATTGAATCATTTGAATCCAGAAACACTCAACCGCTTGAGCAGGTATATGTGATCACCGGGGGTGTCAATATTCTGATCGAAGGCATTCAATTTGATTTGCAGGGTCAACCAGTGAGCCCGGGAGTGATCGATATTTCGGCGGACCGAATCGTCGCCTGGACTCACAGTGATGGAAGCGGGCAACTTGAGAGTGGCGAGGCAATACTTCAATCCTCTGACACGCGATTTCAAGTCTACCTGGAAGGCAACATTGTTATCCGCCATAAGCAGAACACGGTCACGGCAACCCATGCCTTCTTTGATGCCAACAACGATCGCGCCTTATTGATGAATGCCGAACTTCGGGCGTTCCTTCCCCAGACCGGCGGCTACGTCCGAGTCCGGGCAGAAAGAATGAGGCAACTTTCGAGCGAACGATTCCACGCACAGAATGCCTGGGCGACGACGAGCCCGTATGGCGTTCCCGGATATCGCCTGCAGTCCAGCGACATTTTTGTTGAGCCCGGTGTTGCAACCCCGTGGATCGGGGCTGATCCGTCCACTGGTCAACCGCTCATGACTCAATCGACATGGATCACCAGTCTGAACAATAAAGTGATGATTGGTGAAACACCCGTCTTCTGGCTTCCGCGCATTAGCGCGCCTGCTGAAGACCCGGGCATTCCACTACGACAACTGACCGTTGGCCAGGATCGAATCTTTGGCTTTCAGGTGAAGACTGTCTGGGACCTGACGAAACTGCTGGGACTGCCAAAGCAAAATGGTTTTGAGTGGGACCTGCTGGCCAACGAAATGACAAAGAGGGGGCCCGGGGTCGGAACGGCCACGCGGTATCAGGGAACGAATCCCTGGGGGTCCTATCAGGGCGAAGGCACCATTTATTACCAATACGACCATGGCAAGGATAATCTTGGACTGGACCGTCGAGCTCTGGAACCCGAATCAGACAACCGAGGTGAAGCTGCTCTTCGACATCGCCAGCAGATTGGCCCGGGGGGCCTGTTGTTTGGAGAAATTGGCTACATTTCAGACAGGAACTACCTGGAGCAATATGACGAAACCCGGTTCGACACAGGTAAGGATTCTGAAACGATCCTCGGATTCCGCCAGGATCTCGGCTCCTACAGTGGAACGATCTGGGGTAAGGCAGAACTGAATCGTTTCGAAGCATCGACACAATGGTTGCCCCGGGCGGACCTTTACAGTTTTTCTCAACCAGTGTTCGGCGGGCTCGCCTATTGGTCGTCTCACTCCAGCGCCGGGTATGCAGATCTGAATCCGATGCAATTACCCACGGATCCAACAGATCCGTTTACCCCTCTTGGGCTGCCCTATGTCGCCGATGCTTCCGGCGTCGTTGCGATGAGTCGACATGAAATTGACGCCCCGTTCTCACTGGGCCCGCTGAATCTGCAGCCTTACGTCAAAGGCGAAGCTG is drawn from Planctomycetaceae bacterium and contains these coding sequences:
- a CDS encoding acyl carrier protein, encoding MNSEQIRQVILEILERIAPDEDLTDLDDAKPFREQMELDSMDFLDIVMELRKMYRIQIPEEDYPNLNTMAGTVEYLLPKLKDVPVAT
- a CDS encoding neutral zinc metallopeptidase — protein: MRWKGREQSENVEDRRGMSPQMALGGGGGLLMVIVVIVVKLLGGGQQAQNIAGRVANELGNRAQQQQVASEGIDDEYAEFVRVVLRDTETVWTDLFRRQVDISYTPPKLIMFSETVSSGCGNASAAMGPFYCPADKQVYIDPQFFNDLAVRHNAEGDFAQAYVIAHEVAHHVQNLLQFNVPVQQARQSGDEIFANQMSVRLELQADYLAGVWANHANRHFEILEPGDIEEAIQAANQIGDDTLQRQATGYVKPERFTHGTSKQRARWFKRGLDTGRLKDCEELFQLAYEEL
- a CDS encoding beta-ketoacyl-[acyl-carrier-protein] synthase family protein — translated: MSLHDRIVITGIGLTAPNGNSLREFRESLLAGRSGVVDYETRYVGAVLAGVCNFDELRYQKKRDVRRGTRAGSIAIYCANEAIADSGMDWSAVRKDRTGIYLGITEHGNVETENEIFEISKFGYDTKVWSHHHNPRTVANNPAGEVTLNLKVTGPHLTIGAACAAGNAGFIQAAQMLRLGEVDLAIAGGVSESIHTFGIFASFAAQGALATHTDPTRACRPFDIDRNGIVVAEGGGICTLERLPDALARGAKIYGEIVGYAMNSDARDFVLPDSGRQAECIRLALGRAKLKPEDIDIVSSHATATEQGDIEEASALRSVFGECRGTVINNTKSFIGHAMGAAGALELLGNMPSFDDGIAHATINLDNLDERCALPNLVMNQNRDLGNVRCILNNSFGMLGINSVLIVQKYES